A stretch of Corallococcus silvisoli DNA encodes these proteins:
- a CDS encoding DUF3006 domain-containing protein yields MPRATVDRIEEDVAVLVVDGRQVTRALSTLPPGVREGDVVDLVTGTVDPEATETLRAEVRAAREQALRGKKPPSGDFDL; encoded by the coding sequence ATGCCCAGGGCCACGGTGGACCGCATCGAAGAAGACGTCGCCGTGCTGGTCGTGGATGGCCGCCAGGTGACTCGAGCCCTGAGCACCCTGCCCCCCGGCGTGCGCGAGGGCGACGTCGTGGACCTCGTAACAGGGACGGTGGACCCCGAAGCCACCGAAACCCTTCGGGCCGAGGTCCGCGCCGCGAGGGAGCAGGCCCTGCGCGGCAAGAAGCCGCCGTCCGGAGACTTCGACCTCTGA
- a CDS encoding ComEC/Rec2 family competence protein: MSARIALGVGLLFASLACQQPSAPPAQKAPEKSRYFGGAPDGKLHVYFFDVGAGDAALIVTPRGNTVLVDSGPASAESHLVNRLPELLRRELDLVVLTQPDPRHHGALDAVLKRVGARRLMESQLPDTSKAYDALLTAVGSRGVQVFSPAPSSAAPRELVRLTLEDRVNLTVLWPRAPAEPLLKGAPDAEGRNAANSIVLRLTYDDTSIIFAGAARGETEARLLEGGLLAPATLLKVGSPGVDGANTQAFLEEVHPQAAVFSGDDGLGRSAKVKELLGRLRAMDARAFRTDVNGEVHAVSDGKQFELALQRPSPGEPPSVRRVFPGLDPRPALVRTARPPPPVVKPAPPEPTPAGRTEPARAEATRATSSRVGNMTDVDDLPATRQGNRTESVRSSTSAPASMGVDYRASRHKRIFHKSTCQSVRLIKQENLLIFKTREEAMKTDREPAGDCHP, encoded by the coding sequence ATGAGTGCCCGCATCGCGCTCGGAGTGGGGCTGTTGTTCGCCTCCCTGGCCTGCCAGCAGCCGTCCGCGCCCCCCGCCCAGAAGGCCCCGGAGAAGTCGCGCTACTTCGGCGGGGCGCCGGACGGGAAGCTCCACGTGTACTTCTTCGACGTGGGCGCGGGCGACGCCGCGCTCATCGTCACGCCGCGCGGCAACACGGTGCTGGTGGACTCGGGGCCCGCGTCGGCGGAATCGCACCTGGTGAACCGGCTGCCAGAGCTGCTGCGGCGGGAGCTGGACCTCGTCGTCCTCACCCAGCCGGATCCAAGGCACCACGGCGCGCTGGACGCGGTGCTCAAGCGCGTGGGCGCGCGGCGGCTGATGGAGTCGCAGCTCCCCGACACGTCGAAGGCCTACGACGCGCTCCTGACGGCGGTGGGGTCGCGAGGGGTGCAGGTCTTCTCCCCCGCGCCGTCCTCCGCCGCGCCCCGGGAGCTGGTCCGGTTGACGCTGGAGGACCGGGTGAACCTCACGGTGCTCTGGCCGCGCGCGCCCGCGGAGCCGCTGCTCAAGGGGGCACCGGACGCGGAGGGCCGGAACGCGGCGAACTCCATCGTGCTGCGCCTCACGTACGACGACACCTCGATCATCTTCGCGGGCGCCGCCCGGGGAGAGACGGAGGCCCGGCTCCTGGAGGGCGGCCTCCTGGCGCCCGCCACGCTGCTGAAGGTCGGCTCACCGGGTGTGGACGGGGCCAACACGCAGGCGTTCCTGGAGGAGGTGCATCCCCAGGCCGCGGTGTTCAGCGGGGACGACGGCCTGGGCCGGAGCGCGAAGGTGAAGGAGCTGCTCGGGCGGCTGCGGGCCATGGACGCGCGGGCGTTCCGCACGGACGTGAACGGCGAGGTGCACGCGGTGAGCGACGGCAAGCAGTTCGAGCTCGCGCTCCAGCGCCCCTCCCCGGGCGAGCCCCCCTCCGTGCGCCGCGTCTTCCCGGGGCTGGATCCCCGCCCCGCCCTGGTGCGCACGGCCAGGCCCCCGCCGCCGGTGGTGAAGCCGGCCCCTCCCGAGCCGACGCCCGCCGGGCGGACGGAGCCCGCGCGCGCGGAGGCGACTCGCGCCACCTCCTCGCGCGTCGGCAACATGACGGACGTGGATGACCTGCCCGCCACGCGCCAGGGCAACCGGACGGAGTCGGTGCGCTCGTCCACCAGCGCGCCTGCTTCCATGGGCGTCGACTACCGGGCCAGCCGGCACAAGCGCATCTTCCACAAGTCCACGTGCCAGAGCGTACGGCTCATCAAGCAGGAGAACCTCCTCATCTTCAAGACGCGCGAGGAAGCCATGAAGACGGATCGCGAGCCCGCCGGGGATTGCCACCCGTGA
- a CDS encoding ComEC/Rec2 family competence protein, with protein sequence MKVFARFLGLLFLLFAAVPGHAAAPAAPTPGAFPAPVPGRLTVYFLDVGQGDAALIVSPTGKTVLIDGGPPEAGTRLAARLRELVKQPLDLVILTHPHLDHLGGLRAALKAVGAKRFMDPGFDHPSEAYRDLLDFVGREVGQVMSPEPNPATPQTLLTVGLGEGVALTVLWPRVPQEGFLANTRSDANANSIVAKLTYGKTAFLFTGDSEPPTEELLLQKPLDLTATVLKVAHHGGKHSSTAAFLERVKPRAAVISCGVGNDYGHPSPEVLGRLRGVSARTFRTDQDGEVMAVSDGATVTLRSARGDTRSVSLPGTQPAGNPVALGPIEPTPQRRTGRAVEKEPEPGGSRTRAPAERTAPVSRDTSDEAAGQRYVSLKGSKVFHREDCSTLKRSKNERTVYSSRADALRERRPAEDCHP encoded by the coding sequence GTGAAGGTCTTCGCGCGGTTCCTGGGTCTCCTCTTCCTCCTGTTCGCGGCGGTGCCGGGCCACGCGGCGGCTCCGGCGGCTCCCACCCCCGGGGCCTTCCCTGCCCCCGTCCCGGGGCGGCTCACGGTCTACTTCCTCGACGTGGGCCAGGGGGACGCGGCGCTCATCGTGTCCCCCACGGGGAAGACGGTGCTCATCGACGGCGGGCCACCGGAGGCCGGGACGCGGCTGGCGGCCCGGCTGCGGGAGCTGGTGAAGCAGCCCCTGGACCTGGTCATCCTCACCCACCCACACCTGGACCACCTGGGCGGGCTGCGCGCCGCCCTCAAGGCGGTGGGCGCGAAGCGCTTCATGGACCCGGGCTTCGACCACCCGAGCGAGGCGTACCGCGACCTGCTGGACTTCGTGGGCCGTGAGGTGGGCCAGGTGATGAGCCCGGAGCCGAACCCCGCCACGCCCCAGACGCTGCTCACCGTGGGCCTGGGCGAGGGCGTCGCGCTCACCGTGCTGTGGCCGCGCGTCCCCCAGGAAGGGTTCCTCGCGAACACGCGCTCGGACGCGAACGCGAACTCCATCGTCGCCAAGCTCACCTATGGGAAGACGGCGTTCCTCTTCACCGGCGACTCGGAGCCGCCCACGGAGGAGCTGCTGCTGCAGAAGCCGTTGGACCTCACGGCCACGGTGCTGAAGGTGGCGCACCACGGCGGCAAGCACTCCTCCACCGCGGCCTTCCTGGAGCGCGTGAAGCCGCGGGCGGCGGTCATCTCCTGCGGCGTGGGCAACGACTACGGCCACCCGAGCCCGGAGGTCCTGGGCCGCCTTCGCGGCGTGAGCGCCCGGACCTTCCGCACCGACCAGGACGGCGAGGTGATGGCGGTGAGCGACGGCGCGACCGTCACCCTGCGTTCAGCCAGGGGCGACACCCGGTCCGTGAGCCTGCCCGGCACCCAGCCCGCGGGAAATCCCGTGGCGCTCGGCCCCATCGAGCCCACGCCGCAGCGCCGCACCGGCCGCGCGGTGGAGAAGGAACCCGAGCCGGGAGGCTCCCGGACGCGCGCGCCCGCGGAGCGCACGGCCCCCGTGTCCCGGGACACGTCCGACGAGGCCGCGGGCCAGCGCTACGTGTCCCTGAAGGGCAGCAAGGTGTTCCACCGCGAGGACTGCTCGACCCTGAAGCGCTCCAAGAACGAGCGCACCGTCTACTCCAGCCGCGCCGACGCCCTGCGTGAGCGCCGCCCCGCCGAGGATTGCCATCCATGA